In one window of Pyramidobacter porci DNA:
- a CDS encoding MalY/PatB family protein: MKYDFDKVIERRGTQSSKWDNVGPRVGNPDALPMWVADTDFQTPQPVVDAVAKRAQHPIYGYTFVVPEFQKVTVDWVKRRHGWEIQPEWLMFATGVVPVMNTMAQIYSEPGDEIVIQQPVYPQFANAVRDTGRVISDNGLLYKNGRYEINFDDLERRASSPKAKLMFFCNPHNPAGRVWTVEELKKVAEICLKHHIILVSDEIHSDLILFGHKHTPLASLDKRYEEMTVTCYAPSKTFNTAGLRGSGIVVPNPEIRAKLEKQFKRNRAIQQNIFALPAYIAAYTECDDYLEQLLAYLEGNVLYIEEFLKEKMPKIRMVHPEATYLAWLDCSETGMEGDALADFFINRCKVAINRGDSFGPEGKKFVRLNFGCPRITLEKGLDQVYVEYQKLFR, encoded by the coding sequence ATGAAATATGATTTTGACAAAGTGATCGAGCGCAGGGGAACGCAGAGTTCCAAATGGGATAACGTCGGCCCCCGCGTGGGAAATCCGGACGCGCTGCCCATGTGGGTGGCGGATACGGATTTTCAGACTCCGCAGCCTGTTGTCGACGCGGTCGCGAAGCGCGCTCAGCATCCCATTTATGGCTACACGTTCGTAGTTCCCGAGTTCCAGAAAGTTACCGTAGACTGGGTTAAAAGGCGCCACGGCTGGGAGATTCAGCCCGAATGGCTTATGTTTGCCACCGGCGTTGTGCCCGTGATGAATACGATGGCGCAGATTTATTCCGAGCCGGGCGATGAAATCGTCATTCAGCAGCCGGTGTATCCGCAGTTTGCAAACGCCGTGCGCGATACGGGCCGCGTCATCAGCGATAACGGGCTCCTGTATAAGAACGGCCGCTATGAGATTAATTTTGACGATCTGGAGCGCCGCGCGTCAAGCCCCAAGGCAAAACTCATGTTCTTCTGCAACCCTCATAATCCAGCAGGGCGCGTGTGGACCGTCGAAGAACTGAAAAAAGTCGCTGAAATTTGCCTCAAACATCACATTATCCTTGTCAGCGACGAAATTCATTCTGACCTTATCCTGTTCGGGCATAAGCATACACCTCTGGCTTCTCTCGATAAGCGCTATGAGGAAATGACGGTTACATGCTATGCGCCGTCAAAAACCTTTAACACCGCCGGATTAAGAGGCTCGGGGATCGTCGTTCCCAATCCTGAAATTCGCGCTAAGCTGGAAAAGCAGTTTAAGAGAAACCGCGCGATCCAGCAGAACATTTTTGCCCTTCCGGCGTACATTGCGGCTTACACCGAGTGCGATGATTACCTCGAACAGCTCTTGGCTTACCTCGAAGGCAACGTGTTGTACATTGAGGAATTCTTAAAAGAAAAAATGCCCAAAATCAGAATGGTACATCCCGAGGCAACGTATCTTGCCTGGCTTGATTGCTCTGAAACGGGCATGGAGGGCGATGCGCTGGCGGATTTCTTCATTAACCGCTGCAAGGTTGCCATTAACCGCGGCGATTCATTCGGACCCGAGGGCAAAAAATTTGTGCGCCTGAACTTTGGCTGCCCTCGCATTACTCTTGAAAAAGGGCTGGACCAGGTTTACGTTGAGTATCAAAAACTGTTCCGTTAA